The Pseudomonas nunensis genome includes the window TGCTCGATCCGCTGGTGGGTGGTGCCTTGGCCAGTGTGTTGTTTGGCGTCGCACTGCTGGCCTCGGGGCAGAGCTCGACGTTCACCGGCACCATCGCCGGGCAAGTGATCATGGAGGGTTACCTGAACCTGCGGATTCCTTGCTATCAACGACGATTGATCACGCGCGGACTGGCGCTGATCCCGGCGTTCATCGGCGTGTGGCTGATGGGCGACAACGCGATTGGCAAATTGTTGGTGATGAGTCAGGTGGTGTTGAGCCTGCAACTGCCGTTTGCGCTGTACCCGTTGATCAGCATGACCAACGACCAGAAGCTGATGGGGCCGTTTGTGAATCGGCTGCCGACGCGGGTGTTGGCGTGGGGGTTGTTTACGGTGATCAGCGCGGCGAATGCGTGGTTGATTTTGCAGTTGGTGGTTTGAGTCCAGGAGGTGTGTTGGCTGGGCTGGCCTCTTCGCGAGCAAGCCCGCTCCCACAGGGTGATTGGGTTGCACACAGATATTCAGTTCACTGCAGATCCCCTGTGGGAGCGGGCTTGCTCGCGAAGAACGATAACGCGGTCACCCGCCAAACGCTTCCATCACAAAATCAATAAACACCCGGGTCTTGGCCGGCATCAGCGTGCGACTCGGGTAGTACAGCGAGATCGGCCCCGCATCCGCGTGCCAGTCCGGCAACAAGCGCACCAGCTCGCCGCGCTGGATTTGCGTGACCACGTCCGGCAATACCAGCAGCGTCACACCCAGACCCAGCAACGCAGCTTCGCGCATGGCGGCCGGGTCATTGAGGACGATGTTTTCATTCAGCGCGGCGCTGACTTCCTGGCCGGCACCATCGCGCATCACCCACTGACGAATCCGCCCGGTGCGGATGCCGCGCATCACAATGCCGGTGTGGCCGAGCAAGTCCGCCGGGGTGACGGGTAGGGCGCGTCCGGCCAGGTAAGCCGGTGACGCCACGGCGACGATATCCGCCGCCGCCAACCGCCGCGAGATGACCCCCGGCGTCAGCTCAAAACCACCACCGATGGCCGCGTCATAGCCTTCGGCAATCAAGTCGACCTGACGATTCTCGAAATGCCATTCCGGTCGAATCAACGGATAACGCGCCAGAAACGTCGGCAGCAACGGCAACACATGACCGATCCCGAACGTCGGCGCCAGACTGACCTTGAGCACACCCGCCGGCTCGCCGCGATCACCGCTCACGGCACTGATCGCTGCCTGCAACGCCTCCAGATTGCCGCCGATGCTCGCCAGAAAACGCTCCCCTGCTTCGGTCAGGGACAGTTTGCGGGTCGAACGCTGGAACAGCCGCACACCGAGGTTGCGTTCCAGCATCGCCACGTTGCGGCTGACCGCTGCCGGTGTCAGCGCCAGCAAACGCGCGGCGGCGGAAAAGCTGCCGGTTTCGGCGCTGCGCACAAAGGATTCGAGGTTGGCGAGGGTTTCCATAGCTGGCACCTGATAGCAATGCTTGAAGATAATTCAAATCATTACCGGCTAATCAAGCGCTAATGGCAAGTGCAGTATTCACTTCAACGACAACCTGTATCGGTGTGAAAAACCATGAGCACTATCGGAATCATCGGCGCTGGCGCCATCGGCTCTGCCTTTGCCCGGGCCCTGTCCCGGAAAGGGATTGAATTGGTCATCGCCAACAGCCGCGGCCCACAAACTTTAGCGTCGCTGGTGGAAGAACTCGGGCCAACGGCCCGTGCCGGCACCCGTGAAGAAGCGGCGGCGCAAGACATTGTGCTGGTCGCGGTCAACTGGTCGAAATTGCCGACTGCACTGGCAGGGCTGCCGGACTTTGGCGGGCGGATCGTTATCGATGCGAACAATTCGATTGAGGCGCCAGCGTTCAAGGCTGTGGATTTGCAGGGCCGTACGTCCAGCGAAGTGTTCGCCGAACGGGTGCCGGGGGCGCGAGTGGTGAAGGCGTTCAATCACCTGGCGGCGCGGTTGCTGGAGAGCGATCCGGCGGCGGAGGGGGGCAAGCGGGTGCTGTTTTTTTCGGGGGATGATGCTGAGGCGAAAGGGCAGGTCAGTGCGCTGATTGAGCAGTTGGGATTTTGCGGGATTGATCTTGGCGAGCTGAGTGTCGGGGCGCGGTTGGCACAGTTCCCGGGTGGGCCGTTGCCGATTCTGAATCTGGTGAAATTTGGCTGATAGCCAGGCAAAAAGAACCCGGTGCATCTGAACTGCTGAGTAGCTTTTGTGGCGAGGGAGCTTGCTCCCGCTGGGTTGCGAAGCAGCCCCAAAATTTCGGCAATTGTCGAAGATTCTGCGAGCGCTTCGCACTCGAGCGGGAGCAAGCTCCCTCGCCACAGTTAGTCAGCGTCGGCACAGGCCGAGCACATTCAGACACGCCGGGGTGTTGCCAGACAGCGAACGGATATTCGTGGGTCCCCGCGCTGTCTGTTGAACCCGTTAAGCCCGTTCGATCGCCAGTGCCACGCCTTGACCGCCACCGATGCACAGGGTGGCGAGGCCTTTTTTGGCGTCGCGCTTGATCATTTCATGCAGCAGGGTCACCAGCACCCGGCAACCCGACGCACCGATTGGGTGGCCCAGGGCGATGGCGCCGCCGTTGACGTTGACCTTGTTCAGATCCCATTCCAGGTCCTTGGCCACCGCCAAAGATTGCGCGGCGAAGGCTTCGTTGGCTTCGATCAGGTCCAGTTGGTCGATCGACCAGCCGGCTTTGCTCAGGCAGCGGCGAGTCGCCGATACCGGGCCGATGCCCATGATTGCCGGGTCTACGCCTGCGTTGGCGTAAGCAGCGATTTTCGCCAGCACCGGCAGGCCCAGAGCCTTGGCTTTGTCGGCGCTCATCAGGATCACAGCGGCAGCACCGTCGTTCAAGGACGAGGCGTTGCCAGCGGTCACCGAACCGTCCTTCTTGAAGGCCGGCTTCAGTTTGCCCAAGGCTTCGGCGGTGGTGCCGGCCCGTGGCTGTTCGTCGGTGGCGAAGGACAGTGGATCGCCCTTGCGCTGTGGGATCAGGATCGGCGTGATCTCATCGACAAAACGCCCGGCTTCAATCGCTGCCGAAGCTTTTTGCTGGGAGGCTGCGGCGAAGGCGTCCTGTTGTTCGCGGGTCAGGCTGTACTTCTCCGCCAGGTTCTCGGCGGTGATGCCCATGTGGTAATCGTTGAACGCATCCCATAGGCCGTCGCTGATCATGGTGTCGACGATTTGCGCGTGACCCATGCGCAGACCGGTGCGCGCGCCCGGCATCACGTAGTTGGACAGGCTCATGTTTTCCTGGCCGCCGGCAATGATCACGTCGGCATCGCCACAGCGAATCGCCTGGGTCGCCAGGTGCAGGGCTTTGAGGCCCGAACCGCAGACCTTGTTCAAGGTCATGGCCGGCACGCTGAACGGCAGGCCAGCCTTGATCGCCGACTGGCGCGCAGGGTTTTGCCCGGCACCAGCGGTGAGCACCTGGCCCATGATCACTTCATCGACTTGCGCCGGGTCGAGCCCGGTTTGCGCCAGCAACTGACGGATTACCGCAGCGCCCAGGTCAACGGCGGACACACCGGCCAACGCACCCTGGAAACTGCCGATGGCGGTACGGGTGGCGGCAACAATAACGACGTCTTGCATGGAATGATTCCTCACTGGGCAGCGAATTGCATTTCCGGAACATGATCCGGCACGATCAGTTTACCGGCGGTCTTGGCGACGATCTCTTCAACACTGACACCCGGCGCGCGTTCCTTGAGAATGAACGCACCGTTTTCGATTTCCAGGTAAGCCAGGTCAGTCAGCACACGCTTGATGCACCCGGCGCCGGTCAGCGGCAGGCTGCATTTGGACAGGAGCTTGGACTCACCGTCCTTGGACGCGTGGGTCATGATCACGATGATGTTGTCTGCGCCGGCCACCAGGTCCATGGCGCCGCCCATGCCCTTGACCAGTTTGCCCGGGATCATCCACGAAGCGATGTTGCCTTCAACGTCTACTTCGAAGGCGCCCAGCACGGTCAGGTCGACGTGGCCACCGCGAATCATCGCGAAGGACTCGGCCGAGGAAAAGATTGACGCGCCGATTCGCGCGGTCACGGTTTGTTTGCCGGCGTTGATCATGTCGGCATCGATGGTTTCTTCAGTAGGAAAAGGACCCATGCCGAGCAGGCCGTTTTCCGACTGCAGCATGACTTCCATGCCTTCGGGAATGTAGTTGGCGACCAGGGTCGGGATGCCGATGCCCAGGTTCACGTAGAAGCCGTCCTGCATTTCGCGGGCGACGCGTTGAGCCATTTGTTCGCGGGAAAGTGCCATTGTTGTTATTCCTTCATTCGGTCCGGGGGCAGGGGATCACTTACGCACGGTGCGCTGTTCGATGCGCTTCTCGAACGTGCCGCAAATGACCCGGTCGACGTAGATCCCAGGGGTGTGGATCTGCGCCGGGTCCAGCTCGCCGGGCTCGACGATTTCTTCGACTTCGACCACGGTGATCTTGCCGGCGGTGGCGGCCAGGGGATTGAAGTTCTGGGCGGTGTGGCGATAGATGACGTTGCCGAAATGGTCGGCTTTCCAGCCTTTGACGATGGCGAAGTCACCGGTGATGGATTCTTCCATCAGGTACTTGCGACCGTGGAATTCACGCACTTCCTTGCCTTCGGCGACCGGGGTGCCGACGCCGGTGGCGGTGAAGAACGCCGGGATGCCAGCGCCGCCTGCGCGCATTTTTTCGGCGAGGGTGCCTTGAGGGGTCAAAACGACTTCGATTTCGCCTTTCAGCAGCTGGTCTTCGAACAGTTTGTTCTCGCCGACGTAGGAAGCCACCACCTTGCGAATCTGCCGGTCTACCAGCAGCACGCCGAGACCGAAGCCGTCGACGCCGCAGTTGTTGGAAACCACCGTGAGGTCACGGGTGCCTTTGCGCTTGATCTCGGCGATGAGGTTTTCCGGGATCCCGCACAGGCCGAAGCCGCCGGCGATCACGGTCATGCCGTCTTCAAGACCTGCAAGGGCTTCCTCGTAGGAACTCACGCGCTTGTCGAAACCTGCCATATGCACCTCTTTTATTCTTTATGGGCGGCTGGCTAGCCATAGTGGAAGTGAGTGTCGCGCTGGCGTATTCATTTGTTAAGTTGATTTTTAAGGTTGATTGATAGATAAAACTCACCAATCAAATTTGTGGGAGCGAGCTTGCGCGCGATGGCGATTTCAAGGACGCCTTCGCGGGCAAGCCTCGCTCCTACAGATAGCACATACGCCAATTACAGGAGCCATTCGCCATGACCGTCAAGCAGATCCGCGCCTTCCTGGCCGTGGCCCAGAGCCTGAGTTTTGCCGTGGCCTGCGAGCGCTTGCACCTGTCGCAATCGGCGTTGAGCCTGACCATCAAGGCACTGGAAGAAGGCCTCGGCGGGCGTCTGTTCAGCCGCAATACACGTAACGTGGCGCTGACCCCGGAGGGTGAATCACTGGTGCCTCTGGCCCGTCGGCTGATCGCCGATTGGGACAATGCCGAAGACGAACTGCGCCAGCGCTTCACCTTGCAGCGTGGTCGCGTGACGGTGGCGGCGATGCCGTCGTTTGCCGGCAACCTTTTGCCGCCGATCCTCAAGACTTTCCGCGCGCGTTACCCAAAGGTCAACGTCACGGTGAACGACGTGATCAACGAGCA containing:
- a CDS encoding LysR family transcriptional regulator — its product is METLANLESFVRSAETGSFSAAARLLALTPAAVSRNVAMLERNLGVRLFQRSTRKLSLTEAGERFLASIGGNLEALQAAISAVSGDRGEPAGVLKVSLAPTFGIGHVLPLLPTFLARYPLIRPEWHFENRQVDLIAEGYDAAIGGGFELTPGVISRRLAAADIVAVASPAYLAGRALPVTPADLLGHTGIVMRGIRTGRIRQWVMRDGAGQEVSAALNENIVLNDPAAMREAALLGLGVTLLVLPDVVTQIQRGELVRLLPDWHADAGPISLYYPSRTLMPAKTRVFIDFVMEAFGG
- a CDS encoding NADPH-dependent F420 reductase is translated as MSTIGIIGAGAIGSAFARALSRKGIELVIANSRGPQTLASLVEELGPTARAGTREEAAAQDIVLVAVNWSKLPTALAGLPDFGGRIVIDANNSIEAPAFKAVDLQGRTSSEVFAERVPGARVVKAFNHLAARLLESDPAAEGGKRVLFFSGDDAEAKGQVSALIEQLGFCGIDLGELSVGARLAQFPGGPLPILNLVKFG
- a CDS encoding acetyl-CoA C-acetyltransferase yields the protein MQDVVIVAATRTAIGSFQGALAGVSAVDLGAAVIRQLLAQTGLDPAQVDEVIMGQVLTAGAGQNPARQSAIKAGLPFSVPAMTLNKVCGSGLKALHLATQAIRCGDADVIIAGGQENMSLSNYVMPGARTGLRMGHAQIVDTMISDGLWDAFNDYHMGITAENLAEKYSLTREQQDAFAAASQQKASAAIEAGRFVDEITPILIPQRKGDPLSFATDEQPRAGTTAEALGKLKPAFKKDGSVTAGNASSLNDGAAAVILMSADKAKALGLPVLAKIAAYANAGVDPAIMGIGPVSATRRCLSKAGWSIDQLDLIEANEAFAAQSLAVAKDLEWDLNKVNVNGGAIALGHPIGASGCRVLVTLLHEMIKRDAKKGLATLCIGGGQGVALAIERA
- a CDS encoding CoA transferase subunit B, coding for MALSREQMAQRVAREMQDGFYVNLGIGIPTLVANYIPEGMEVMLQSENGLLGMGPFPTEETIDADMINAGKQTVTARIGASIFSSAESFAMIRGGHVDLTVLGAFEVDVEGNIASWMIPGKLVKGMGGAMDLVAGADNIIVIMTHASKDGESKLLSKCSLPLTGAGCIKRVLTDLAYLEIENGAFILKERAPGVSVEEIVAKTAGKLIVPDHVPEMQFAAQ
- a CDS encoding CoA transferase subunit A — encoded protein: MAGFDKRVSSYEEALAGLEDGMTVIAGGFGLCGIPENLIAEIKRKGTRDLTVVSNNCGVDGFGLGVLLVDRQIRKVVASYVGENKLFEDQLLKGEIEVVLTPQGTLAEKMRAGGAGIPAFFTATGVGTPVAEGKEVREFHGRKYLMEESITGDFAIVKGWKADHFGNVIYRHTAQNFNPLAATAGKITVVEVEEIVEPGELDPAQIHTPGIYVDRVICGTFEKRIEQRTVRK